The DNA region ACTTTTGGTCCTGCAATCACGAAGAGAATTTTCTCCATGTCTTTTTTGATTCCTGAATCTTTTATTTTGTCCTGAATCAACTTATTGATTTTTGCTGAGCTTTCAGCCGGCATTCCGGGAGCAAGGTCACTGCTTGAAAGCACGAACGACAAAAGATAATCCTTGGTCAGCTGTGGGAGATCTTTTTTGGTGTCGAGGAAATTGGCGAAGAGTTCAGAAGTCAATTCTGTTCCGGTTTTCTTACTCGTTTCTGCAAATTTCTGGAATTCCGGGCTCAATTTGCCTAGAAGATAATTTCGGTAAACCGGTTGAGATTTCAGCATTCTGTCTTTATCGGTTTCGAGTTTTGCAACGACATCGGTGAAATTTTTGGAAACTTTGTAGGATGGATTTCCAGATGCTTGCGCATGATTCATTTCATACTGGTTCATCAATCCCAAAATACTCGCGTGAAGTTCATCTTTTTTGTAGGTAATCACTTCGCTGTCCGGTGAAGTTTTCTTGGCCGCAGTTTCGATCCCGCCTTCAAAATCTTTTTTGATTTTCTCCACCTCTTTCAAAAATGCAGGTTCGTCTTTCGCAACAAGTTCGCCCACATTGATTTTTTCTGCATAAGTTTCGATTGTTTTCTGAACTTCGTGCAAGAAATCATTGTTCTTTTTCGCGTCACCAGAGACTGTGTACTGCATTGGGAAATTTTCTGCCTTCCCTGAAATATTGAGTTTCTGACCGCCTTTCAGATAAATCATTGCCTGTCTTCCTCCGTAAGTAATGATGTACATCCCGTTCTTAGGCGCTTCAAAGCTGCCCGAAAAGCTGCCTTTGGAATCCACACCGATATTGGTTAATGGCAAAGTCGCAACTCCGGAAGCTTCGATAAACTCGATTCTCTCTAATGGTGATCCACCGGCGAAATTACCCATAACTTCAACTTTTTTTGAACACGCGATTGCAACCACTGCAAAAAGCATCAATAAAAAAAACTTCTTCATTTTCTGATAAATAAATTTGAGCAAAAATAAGCTATTCGGCGGTTTATTAAAAATTAATCGTAAGATTTGTGAATATTTAACAAAGACAAAAACCACCTCGGTCGAAGTGGTTTATGTTCTAATTTCTAATATTTCAATTTTTTATCCTCTGTCAACAGAAGAGGTGGTAAACTCGCGGTTAAGTCTTGCGATAACTTCGAGGGTAATTCCTTTCGGACATTCCACTTCGCAGGCGCCGGTGTTGGAACAGTTTCCGAAACCTTCTTCGTCCATCGCTTTTACCATATTCAGAACTCTTCTCTTTCGCTCCACCTGTCCTTGTGGAAGCAGTGCGTATTGGGAAACTTTCGCTCCCACGAAAAGCATCGCGGAACCGTTTTTACAGGTCGCTACACAAGCTCCACAACCGATACATGCAGCGGCATCCATTGCTTTATCGGCATCTTCTTTTGGAACGAGGATCGAGTTGGCGTCAGTAGTATTTCCCGAAGTGTTTACGGAGATGAATCCACCTGCTGCCATAATTCTGTCGAA from Chryseobacterium suipulveris includes:
- a CDS encoding TlpA family protein disulfide reductase codes for the protein MKKFFLLMLFAVVAIACSKKVEVMGNFAGGSPLERIEFIEASGVATLPLTNIGVDSKGSFSGSFEAPKNGMYIITYGGRQAMIYLKGGQKLNISGKAENFPMQYTVSGDAKKNNDFLHEVQKTIETYAEKINVGELVAKDEPAFLKEVEKIKKDFEGGIETAAKKTSPDSEVITYKKDELHASILGLMNQYEMNHAQASGNPSYKVSKNFTDVVAKLETDKDRMLKSQPVYRNYLLGKLSPEFQKFAETSKKTGTELTSELFANFLDTKKDLPQLTKDYLLSFVLSSSDLAPGMPAESSAKINKLIQDKIKDSGIKKDMEKILFVIAGPKVGEAAPSPKVIKADGSTDKIFDGKGKPTLVMFYASWNPYISEATVPVLKEVVNFYKSKMNFTFVNLDDTKDQFIKTSNAMLKGIPAANVYGEGGMNSQVAKDFGVYGFKMPSFIVLDKDGKVASRFFYNLGDPEIVTVLDKLTGLKAPTVPEAHLQNDLLAPQNQVPQPEKAPAPSK
- a CDS encoding succinate dehydrogenase/fumarate reductase iron-sulfur subunit — encoded protein: MSAKKGLNLTLKIWRQKNNKSKGQFETYKISDVSTDSSFLEMLDVLNENLINEGKEPIAFDHDCREGICGMCSLYINGRPHGPDTGITTCQLHMRMFKDGETITIEPWRSAAFPVIKDLVVDRSAFDRIMAAGGFISVNTSGNTTDANSILVPKEDADKAMDAAACIGCGACVATCKNGSAMLFVGAKVSQYALLPQGQVERKRRVLNMVKAMDEEGFGNCSNTGACEVECPKGITLEVIARLNREFTTSSVDRG